A stretch of the Actinoalloteichus fjordicus genome encodes the following:
- a CDS encoding alpha,alpha-trehalose-phosphate synthase (UDP-forming), whose translation MSSASSISPRADFIVVANRLPVDLEEAEDGTQRWRHSPGGLVSALEPFLRARRGAWVGWPGVADVDVEPFEASDKYLHPVSLSSAEFRDYYEGFSNATLWPLYHDVVAPPVFDRSWWESYVRVNRRFAESCAGVAAEGATVWIQDYQLQLVPAMLRELRPDLRIGFFLHIPFPPVELFMQLPWRAEIVRGLLGADLVGFHRPGGAQNFLWLARRLAGFEPSRGSVGVRNRPGVVQVGDRPVRVGAFPISIDATGFDALARSKETQARARQIRAELGNPRRIMLGVDRLDYTKGIDVRLHAFGELLKEGRLDAEDTVMIQLATPSRERVEHYKKMREEIEREVGRINGQFSRVGHPAVHYMHSSVERTELAAFYCAADVMVVTPVRDGMNLVCKEYAACRHDLGGALVLSEFAGAAAELTSAFLVNPHDLDGVKNSLVAALNVDPTEGRRRMRALRRQVLTHDVDRWARSFLEALGTQLTP comes from the coding sequence GTGAGCAGCGCGAGCAGCATCTCTCCGCGCGCGGATTTCATCGTTGTCGCGAACCGTCTTCCGGTAGATCTCGAAGAAGCCGAAGACGGCACGCAACGATGGCGACACAGCCCCGGCGGGCTGGTCAGCGCCCTGGAACCCTTTCTACGAGCCAGGCGCGGCGCCTGGGTCGGCTGGCCGGGCGTCGCCGACGTCGACGTCGAGCCGTTCGAAGCCTCCGACAAGTACCTGCATCCGGTGTCGCTCAGCTCCGCCGAATTCCGGGACTACTACGAAGGCTTCTCCAACGCCACGCTCTGGCCGCTTTACCACGATGTGGTGGCTCCCCCGGTGTTCGACCGCTCCTGGTGGGAGTCATACGTTCGAGTGAATCGGCGGTTCGCCGAGAGCTGCGCCGGGGTCGCCGCCGAGGGCGCGACGGTCTGGATTCAGGACTATCAGCTCCAACTCGTGCCCGCGATGCTCCGCGAGCTGCGACCCGATCTGCGCATCGGCTTCTTCCTGCACATTCCCTTCCCGCCCGTCGAGCTGTTCATGCAGCTGCCCTGGCGCGCGGAGATCGTGCGGGGCCTGTTGGGCGCCGACCTGGTTGGCTTCCACCGTCCCGGCGGGGCGCAGAACTTCCTCTGGCTGGCGCGACGGCTCGCAGGCTTCGAACCGAGCAGGGGCAGCGTGGGCGTCCGCAACCGGCCCGGCGTGGTGCAGGTCGGTGATCGCCCGGTCCGGGTCGGGGCCTTCCCGATCTCCATCGACGCCACCGGCTTCGACGCCCTGGCGCGCAGCAAGGAGACGCAGGCGCGCGCCAGGCAGATCCGCGCCGAGCTCGGCAACCCGCGCCGGATCATGCTGGGTGTCGACCGGCTCGACTACACCAAGGGCATCGACGTCCGGCTCCACGCCTTCGGCGAGCTGCTCAAGGAGGGCAGGCTCGACGCCGAGGACACCGTGATGATCCAACTCGCCACTCCCAGCCGGGAGCGGGTCGAGCACTACAAGAAGATGCGCGAGGAGATCGAGCGCGAGGTCGGCAGGATCAACGGCCAGTTCAGCCGGGTGGGCCACCCGGCCGTGCACTACATGCACTCCTCCGTGGAACGCACCGAACTCGCCGCGTTCTACTGCGCCGCCGACGTCATGGTCGTGACGCCGGTCCGTGACGGGATGAACCTCGTCTGCAAGGAGTACGCCGCGTGCCGCCACGACCTGGGCGGCGCGCTCGTGCTCAGCGAGTTCGCGGGAGCCGCCGCAGAACTCACCAGTGCGTTCCTGGTCAACCCCCATGACCTGGATGGGGTGAAGAATTCTCTAGTCGCCGCCCTGAACGTCGATCCGACGGAAGGTCGCCGTAGGATGCGCGCACTGCGCCGTCAGGTTCTCACCCACGATGTCGATCGTTGGGCAAGGTCATTTCTTGAGGCGCTGGGAACGCAACTCACGCCCTGA
- a CDS encoding threonine/serine exporter family protein produces the protein MGLAQRARDVLRRKNPVPAANEHDVQYGPALPAIPTIHLVLDLALRIGEVQMASGAGAADATATILAVTNAYGLPHCEVDVIYTSITVCCHLGVDQAPITTLRVVRSRSMDYSRLSATEDLVRQITSGEISVGDAHSELQRITTARHPYPRWVSTLAWGGMAAAIAVLIGAGPLLVILAALITVVIDQVGRLLNRRALPFFFQQIVGGAIATGAAMAVYESDLLGDATTSLAVAANLVVLLSGLSVVGVAQDAVSGYNVTATGRAGETLLMTAGLVTGVVLALRVGVALGASEAQVAERLPPVAGEVPMMVIAAAATAACFALASYAPRRTLLVAAGAGAIGQAAYSGLILSTLVGPIPAAAGAAAVVGFCGGVLSRRLRVPALVIVVSGIAPLLPGLSTYRALYQLAAENDVTSAVPDLIMAAGIALALGAGVVLGEFLAHPVQRGLSRLERRLAGPRMSGPLNPAPRRLE, from the coding sequence GTGGGTCTCGCCCAGCGGGCTCGTGACGTACTGCGCCGGAAGAACCCGGTGCCTGCGGCGAACGAGCACGACGTCCAGTACGGGCCCGCCCTTCCCGCCATCCCGACCATCCATCTGGTCCTCGATCTGGCCCTGCGCATCGGCGAGGTCCAGATGGCCAGCGGCGCGGGCGCCGCCGACGCCACGGCGACGATCCTGGCGGTCACCAACGCCTACGGCCTGCCGCACTGCGAGGTCGACGTCATCTACACCTCGATCACCGTGTGCTGTCACCTCGGTGTCGACCAGGCCCCGATCACCACGCTGCGGGTCGTGCGCAGCCGGTCGATGGACTACAGCAGGCTCTCCGCCACCGAGGACCTCGTCCGCCAGATCACCTCCGGCGAGATCAGCGTCGGCGACGCGCACTCCGAGCTCCAGCGGATCACCACCGCACGGCACCCCTACCCGCGCTGGGTCTCGACGCTGGCCTGGGGCGGCATGGCCGCTGCCATCGCGGTGCTCATCGGCGCCGGTCCGCTGCTGGTGATCCTCGCGGCGCTGATCACCGTGGTGATCGATCAGGTGGGCAGGCTGCTCAATCGCCGAGCACTGCCCTTCTTCTTCCAACAGATCGTCGGCGGCGCCATCGCCACCGGCGCGGCGATGGCCGTCTACGAGTCCGATCTGCTCGGCGACGCCACCACCTCGCTCGCGGTGGCGGCGAACCTCGTCGTGCTGTTGTCCGGGCTGTCCGTCGTCGGCGTCGCCCAGGACGCGGTGAGCGGCTACAACGTCACGGCCACCGGCCGGGCAGGCGAGACGCTGCTGATGACGGCGGGCCTCGTCACCGGCGTGGTGCTCGCCCTGCGGGTGGGAGTGGCGCTGGGCGCCTCAGAGGCCCAGGTCGCCGAGCGCCTGCCACCGGTGGCAGGCGAGGTGCCGATGATGGTGATCGCGGCAGCGGCCACCGCCGCCTGCTTCGCCCTCGCCAGCTACGCACCGCGACGAACGCTGCTCGTCGCCGCAGGCGCAGGCGCGATCGGACAGGCCGCGTACAGCGGACTGATCCTGTCGACCCTGGTCGGTCCGATCCCCGCCGCGGCGGGCGCCGCCGCCGTGGTCGGCTTCTGCGGCGGAGTCCTCAGCCGCAGGCTCCGCGTCCCCGCGCTCGTCATCGTGGTCTCCGGAATCGCTCCGCTGCTGCCCGGGCTGTCCACCTACCGCGCGCTCTACCAGCTCGCGGCGGAGAACGATGTGACCAGCGCCGTTCCGGATCTGATCATGGCAGCGGGCATCGCGCTGGCCCTGGGTGCCGGGGTGGTGCTCGGCGAGTTCCTGGCGCACCCCGTCCAGCGTGGTCTGAGCAGGCTGGAGCGACGGCTGGCCGGGCCGAGGATGTCCGGTCCGTTGAACCCGGCGCCGCGCCGACTCGAATGA
- the mgrA gene encoding L-glyceraldehyde 3-phosphate reductase: protein MSYRAAPGRYEDMVYRRTGASGLRLPALSLGLWQNFGGERPYEAARAVARRAFDLGITHFDLANNYGPPYGSAEQTFGRLLTDDLAPYRDELIVSTKAGYDMWPGPYGVGGSRKYLLASLDQSLARTGLDYVDVFYSHRFDPDTPLDETIGALISAHQQGKALYVGISSYSATATREAADILRRAGIPLLVHQPSYSILNRWIEPELLPTLGELGVGCVVFSPLAQGLLTDRYLAGVPADSRAARGGTLSAEQLTEEQLAPLRRLNDLALGRGQTLAQLALTWVLRDPRVTSALIGASSTAQLDQNIGALTAPPLTDAELAEIDAATA, encoded by the coding sequence ATGTCCTACCGCGCGGCGCCCGGTCGGTACGAGGACATGGTCTATCGGCGTACCGGTGCCAGCGGCCTGCGGCTGCCCGCGCTCTCGCTGGGTCTGTGGCAGAACTTCGGCGGCGAGCGGCCCTACGAGGCGGCCCGCGCGGTGGCCCGGCGGGCGTTCGACCTGGGCATCACGCACTTCGACCTCGCGAACAACTACGGGCCGCCGTACGGCTCTGCGGAGCAGACCTTCGGCAGGCTGCTGACCGACGACCTCGCGCCGTACCGGGACGAGCTGATCGTGTCCACCAAGGCGGGTTACGACATGTGGCCGGGTCCGTACGGCGTCGGCGGCTCGCGGAAGTACCTGCTGGCCTCACTCGACCAGTCGTTGGCCCGCACCGGACTCGACTACGTCGACGTGTTCTATTCACATCGATTCGATCCGGACACTCCGTTGGACGAGACGATCGGCGCCCTGATCTCCGCCCATCAGCAGGGCAAGGCATTGTACGTCGGAATCTCGTCGTATTCGGCGACGGCGACTCGGGAGGCCGCCGACATTCTGCGGCGGGCAGGCATTCCGCTGCTTGTTCACCAGCCCTCGTACTCGATTCTGAATCGGTGGATCGAGCCCGAGCTGCTGCCCACGCTCGGTGAACTCGGCGTCGGCTGCGTCGTCTTCTCGCCGTTGGCGCAGGGACTGCTGACGGATCGCTATCTCGCAGGCGTTCCCGCTGATTCGCGGGCGGCGCGGGGCGGCACGCTGTCGGCCGAGCAGTTGACCGAGGAGCAGCTGGCGCCGCTGCGCCGGTTGAACGACCTGGCGCTCGGCCGGGGACAGACGCTCGCCCAACTTGCGCTGACCTGGGTGCTGCGCGATCCCAGGGTGACGTCCGCGCTGATCGGGGCCAGTTCGACCGCCCAGCTCGATCAGAACATCGGAGCGCTCACGGCCCCGCCGCTGACCGACGCCGAACTCGCCGAGATCGACGCTGCCACCGCCTGA